A portion of the Paenibacillus marchantiae genome contains these proteins:
- a CDS encoding helix-turn-helix transcriptional regulator has product MKLDRLLAIVVLLINRGRVQAKDLADTFEVSIRTIYRDIDTLGQAGIPVVTYQGASGGIGLAEGYRLDRNVLTDKDLASIVTALRSVSTSHTNVARDLFMEKLSSIVPEAKNEDFQANTSRFIVDYSMWTHPEELQIKLQLIEQGMDQLRPITFTYCSAEGTQTHRTTDPHTLVLKKHSWYLYAFCHERNDFRMFKLVRMRDVVLAQGSFERKPINLQDRPWQQEWATPDNKVALSLRFHARIRHIAEEWFGIENVVSDGEGYYISQVAFPEDNWLYGFILGFGADVEVLEPLHIREEIRRIAEQIVQNYKAPPLT; this is encoded by the coding sequence ATGAAACTGGACCGTTTATTAGCCATTGTTGTGCTGTTAATCAATCGTGGGCGGGTGCAGGCCAAGGATCTGGCGGATACGTTTGAAGTATCCATCCGCACCATCTACAGGGATATAGACACCCTGGGTCAGGCGGGTATTCCTGTCGTCACCTATCAGGGTGCAAGCGGTGGTATTGGCCTGGCAGAGGGCTATCGTCTTGACCGAAATGTACTGACCGACAAGGATCTGGCCTCCATTGTCACTGCGCTGCGCAGTGTCTCCACCTCCCATACGAATGTAGCACGGGATCTGTTTATGGAGAAACTCAGCAGCATCGTACCTGAAGCCAAAAATGAGGACTTCCAGGCCAATACCAGCCGCTTCATTGTGGATTATTCGATGTGGACGCATCCCGAAGAGCTGCAAATCAAACTTCAGCTTATTGAACAGGGCATGGATCAACTGCGGCCCATTACATTTACCTATTGTAGTGCAGAAGGTACTCAAACTCATAGAACGACCGACCCGCATACTCTTGTGCTCAAAAAGCATTCCTGGTACCTCTATGCGTTCTGTCACGAACGAAACGATTTCCGCATGTTCAAGCTGGTCCGCATGCGAGATGTCGTCCTTGCCCAAGGAAGCTTCGAACGCAAGCCGATCAACCTGCAGGACAGGCCCTGGCAGCAAGAGTGGGCAACTCCGGATAATAAAGTGGCCCTGAGCCTGAGATTCCATGCTCGTATCCGTCACATCGCAGAGGAATGGTTTGGCATAGAGAACGTCGTTTCGGATGGTGAGGGGTATTATATCAGCCAAGTCGCATTCCCGGAGGACAACTGGTTGTATGGGTTCATTCTTGGATTTGGCGCGGATGTTGAAGTGCTGGAGCCTCTACATATTCGGGAAGAGATTCGTAGAATTGCTGAACAAATTGTGCAAAATTATAAAGCTCCGCCCCTAACCTGA
- a CDS encoding VanZ family protein, with protein MKPKEFNMKLIWVAALIVYLYLLTKLILFKGHTVDWDIVRVQLMAIAQQPDLIHTRTVNLTPFQEISRDWHSLSLHRPGTAIHLLGNVMAFIPLGIFIPVLMGNKLLSGAKVLVLSLLLSFAFEATQLLTGMGIFDVDDLMLNTFGGMIGYVLYSLLIGLKRIIIGGAARTDRKEYNSNQSRV; from the coding sequence ATGAAACCAAAGGAGTTCAACATGAAGTTGATATGGGTCGCGGCATTGATCGTCTATCTGTATCTGCTAACCAAGCTGATATTATTCAAAGGGCATACGGTGGATTGGGACATTGTGAGGGTTCAACTTATGGCGATCGCGCAACAGCCGGATCTGATTCATACGCGAACCGTTAACCTAACGCCATTTCAGGAAATCTCAAGAGACTGGCATAGCCTGTCGTTACATCGTCCGGGTACCGCAATACATCTGCTGGGCAATGTCATGGCCTTTATCCCACTGGGTATTTTCATTCCAGTGCTGATGGGGAACAAGCTGTTGTCAGGGGCCAAGGTACTCGTACTTTCCTTGCTCTTAAGTTTTGCTTTTGAAGCGACACAGCTATTGACGGGCATGGGCATATTCGACGTGGATGATCTTATGTTGAACACCTTTGGTGGAATGATCGGCTATGTTCTGTACAGCCTGCTTATCGGTCTGAAACGGATAATCATAGGTGGAGCAGCTCGCACTGACAGAAAAGAGTATAATTCCAATCAGAGTCGGGTGTAA
- a CDS encoding response regulator transcription factor, translated as MKRITILIADDEVEIADLVALHLQKEGYHIIKAFDGKAAVQAVQTQAIDLAILDIMMPGMDGYEVTRKIREQYHLPIIFLSAKTSDMDKITGLVMGADDYMTKPFNPMELVARVNSQLRRSLQFSQSVPVQRSILEKGGLIISPDQHSVTLYGKPVELTPKEFDILYLLASHPKQVFSAESIFEQVWGEAYYESGNTVMVHIRTLRKKLGEDVDKNKFIKTIWGVGYTFNE; from the coding sequence ATGAAGCGTATTACGATTTTGATCGCAGATGATGAAGTTGAGATCGCTGATCTGGTTGCATTGCACTTGCAAAAAGAAGGATATCACATCATCAAGGCATTCGATGGGAAAGCGGCGGTTCAAGCCGTTCAGACACAAGCAATAGATTTGGCCATTTTGGATATTATGATGCCGGGTATGGACGGATATGAGGTGACCCGCAAAATTCGGGAGCAGTATCACCTGCCTATCATTTTTCTGAGTGCCAAAACCTCGGATATGGATAAAATCACCGGGCTCGTGATGGGCGCGGACGATTACATGACAAAACCATTTAACCCGATGGAACTGGTCGCCCGGGTCAATTCCCAACTGCGCCGTTCCCTTCAATTTAGCCAGTCTGTACCGGTCCAGCGCTCCATTCTGGAGAAAGGCGGGCTCATTATCTCGCCAGATCAACATAGCGTTACCCTATACGGCAAGCCAGTAGAGTTAACACCGAAGGAGTTTGACATCCTGTATCTGCTCGCAAGTCATCCCAAACAGGTGTTCAGTGCGGAAAGCATCTTTGAACAAGTGTGGGGAGAGGCTTATTATGAGAGCGGCAATACCGTGATGGTTCATATTCGGACCCTGCGCAAAAAGCTGGGCGAAGATGTGGACAAGAACAAGTTTATCAAAACGATCTGGGGTGTGGGGTACACGTTCAATGAATAA
- a CDS encoding HAMP domain-containing sensor histidine kinase has translation MNKRRSFRTTMILLLGLSMLASGAITFGVYKVMQYYYTGVRAEDQLAEYRHFMRSIGDIYFFLILFIPLAILFFFWFTKPYVTYFKNISTGIRQLASGDFQHRVQISTKDELGAIAEDINLASLKLREAVERGDFAESSRDQLVVNLAHDLRTPLTSVLGYLDLLMKDDQLTEEQVRHFTAIAFTKSQRLEKLIDDLFEITRMNYGMLPIEKKRLDLSELLKQMNEELYPVFEKNRLVTRLHIDSELTISGDGEVLARVFENLLINAARHGTDGLYVDINGHRDAGQVIIQIMNYGGHIHPDDLPHIFDMYYTGDRARTPQEGGTGLGLFIAKNIVEQHDGSISAQSDIVRTVFEVRLPALE, from the coding sequence ATGAATAAACGCAGAAGTTTTCGAACGACCATGATTCTGTTGCTTGGTTTAAGCATGCTGGCATCTGGCGCGATTACCTTTGGGGTATATAAAGTGATGCAATACTATTACACTGGTGTGCGTGCGGAGGATCAGTTAGCAGAATATCGTCATTTTATGAGAAGTATAGGGGATATTTACTTTTTCCTCATCTTGTTCATACCGCTTGCCATCCTGTTTTTCTTCTGGTTTACCAAGCCGTATGTTACTTACTTCAAAAATATCTCCACAGGTATCCGGCAACTCGCGAGTGGTGATTTCCAGCACCGTGTGCAAATTTCGACGAAGGACGAGTTGGGCGCGATTGCAGAGGATATCAATCTGGCGAGCCTGAAACTGAGGGAGGCGGTAGAACGGGGAGATTTTGCGGAGAGCAGCAGGGACCAGCTGGTTGTAAACCTGGCGCATGATTTGCGTACCCCTTTAACATCAGTATTGGGTTATCTGGATCTGTTGATGAAGGATGATCAGCTGACGGAGGAGCAGGTCAGGCACTTTACAGCGATTGCTTTTACCAAGTCTCAACGTCTTGAGAAACTGATCGATGATTTGTTTGAGATTACACGAATGAATTATGGCATGTTGCCGATTGAGAAAAAGAGGCTTGATCTTAGTGAACTGCTAAAGCAGATGAACGAAGAGCTGTATCCTGTTTTTGAAAAGAACCGCCTGGTCACCCGACTGCATATCGATTCCGAGTTAACCATTTCCGGCGATGGTGAGGTGCTTGCACGCGTGTTTGAGAACTTGTTGATTAATGCAGCGCGACACGGTACAGATGGTCTTTATGTGGATATCAACGGACACCGTGATGCAGGACAGGTTATCATTCAGATCATGAACTATGGGGGACATATTCATCCGGATGATCTGCCTCATATTTTCGATATGTACTATACCGGAGATCGTGCGCGGACACCTCAGGAAGGTGGAACAGGTCTGGGCCTGTTTATCGCCAAAAATATTGTGGAGCAGCATGATGGGTCCATTTCGGCCCAAAGTGATATCGTACGGACCGTATTTGAAGTGCGATTGCCTGCATTAGAATGA